A single region of the Streptomyces caelestis genome encodes:
- a CDS encoding sialidase family protein, producing MTETSVPFRAGREGYASFRIPAVVATVPHSRLRSSGGTPIGTLLAFCEGRVGSRDDFGNIDVVLKRSTDGGRSWSPLLVVAKNGDALAGNPAPVVLDTGRVLLVHVRNAALATEDAIRRGKVSAADGRRVWVQHSDDDGLTWSAPKEITQQTKEPHWRWYATTPGHALQLSTGRIVVPANHSLPPTGTDNGTEGRYNGGHCLLSDDRGATWRIGYVDDNTDGYINANETTAAELPDGRVYVNTRNDSPSPGTRADAHSTDGGQTLVKPFRPQAGLSAPVCQASVLQLRDPDVLLYSGPADPGFRALMTIRASADGGTTWRPVHTVDGLPAAYSDLVRVDADTVGLLYETGDFSAYETITFRRVPVTELT from the coding sequence ATGACCGAGACCAGCGTCCCCTTCCGCGCCGGCCGGGAGGGATACGCCAGCTTCCGCATCCCCGCCGTCGTCGCCACCGTCCCCCACTCTCGGCTCCGCTCGAGCGGGGGCACCCCCATCGGCACCCTGCTCGCCTTCTGTGAGGGCCGCGTCGGCTCCCGGGACGACTTCGGGAACATCGACGTCGTACTCAAGCGCTCCACGGACGGCGGCCGGAGCTGGAGCCCGCTCCTGGTCGTCGCGAAGAACGGCGACGCCCTCGCCGGCAACCCGGCCCCCGTCGTCCTCGACACCGGCCGCGTCCTCCTCGTGCACGTACGCAACGCCGCTCTCGCCACCGAGGACGCCATCCGGCGCGGCAAGGTCAGCGCGGCCGACGGACGCCGGGTCTGGGTGCAGCACAGCGACGACGACGGCCTCACCTGGTCCGCGCCGAAGGAGATCACCCAGCAGACCAAGGAGCCGCACTGGCGCTGGTACGCCACCACACCCGGCCATGCCCTCCAGCTGAGCACGGGCCGGATCGTCGTCCCCGCCAACCACTCCCTGCCGCCCACCGGCACGGACAACGGCACGGAGGGCAGGTACAACGGCGGCCACTGCCTGCTCAGCGACGACCGGGGCGCCACCTGGCGGATCGGCTACGTCGACGACAACACCGACGGCTACATCAACGCCAACGAGACCACCGCCGCCGAACTCCCCGACGGCCGCGTGTACGTCAACACCCGCAACGACTCCCCGTCGCCCGGCACCCGGGCCGACGCCCACTCCACCGACGGCGGGCAGACCCTGGTGAAACCCTTCCGTCCGCAGGCGGGCCTGTCCGCTCCCGTGTGCCAGGCGAGCGTCCTCCAGCTCCGCGACCCCGACGTGCTGCTCTACTCCGGCCCCGCCGACCCGGGCTTCCGCGCCCTGATGACGATCCGCGCCTCCGCCGACGGCGGCACCACCTGGCGCCCGGTCCACACCGTGGACGGCCTGCCCGCCGCGTACTCCGACCTCGTGCGCGTCGACGCGGACACCGTGGGTCTGCTGTACGAGACCGGCGACTTCAGCGCCTACGAGACCATCACCTTCCGCCGGGTGCCCGTGACGGAGCTGACCTGA
- the map gene encoding type I methionyl aminopeptidase, which produces MSGQSLLVPGELSPTRPVPGNIRRPEYVGKPAPTPYTGPEVQTPETIEAMRVAGRIAARAMAEAAKLIAPGVTTDELDKVAHAYMCDHGAYPSTLGYRGFPKSLCTSVNEVICHGIPDSTVLRDGDIVNLDVTAYIGGVHGDNNATYLVGDVDEESRLLVERTRESLDRAIKAVRPGRQINIIGRVIESYAKRFGYGVVRDFTGHGINSAFHSGLIIPHYDSPHATTVIQPGMTFTIEPMLTLGTHEYDMWDDGWTVVTKDRKRTAQFEHTLVVTETGAEILTLP; this is translated from the coding sequence ATGTCTGGCCAGTCGCTGCTTGTCCCGGGGGAGCTGTCCCCCACCCGTCCCGTGCCCGGAAACATCCGCCGCCCCGAGTACGTCGGCAAGCCCGCGCCGACGCCGTACACCGGACCGGAGGTGCAGACGCCCGAGACGATCGAGGCGATGCGGGTCGCCGGCCGGATCGCCGCCCGGGCGATGGCGGAGGCCGCGAAGCTGATCGCCCCCGGGGTGACCACCGACGAGCTGGACAAGGTGGCGCACGCGTACATGTGCGACCACGGCGCCTACCCCTCGACGCTCGGCTACCGGGGCTTCCCGAAGTCGCTGTGCACGTCCGTCAACGAGGTCATCTGCCACGGCATCCCGGACTCGACGGTCCTGCGCGACGGCGACATCGTCAACCTCGACGTGACGGCGTACATCGGTGGTGTGCACGGCGACAACAACGCGACCTACCTGGTCGGTGACGTCGACGAGGAGTCGCGGCTGCTGGTGGAGCGGACCCGGGAGTCCCTCGACCGGGCGATCAAGGCGGTCAGGCCGGGCCGGCAGATCAACATCATCGGCCGGGTCATCGAGTCGTACGCCAAGCGCTTCGGCTACGGGGTGGTCCGGGACTTCACCGGCCACGGCATCAACAGCGCGTTCCACTCGGGCCTGATCATCCCCCACTACGACAGCCCGCACGCGACGACGGTCATCCAGCCCGGCATGACCTTCACCATCGAGCCGATGCTGACGCTCGGGACGCACGAGTACGACATGTGGGACGACGGCTGGACGGTCGTGACGAAGGACCGGAAGCGGACGGCCCAGTTCGAGCACACGCTGGTGGTGACGGAGACGGGCGCGGAGATCCTGACGCTGCCCTGA
- a CDS encoding biliverdin-producing heme oxygenase: MESFSTLIRTASREQHEEVRGSTFMSDLLGHKLGVDAFARYTEQLWFVYGALESGAERLAGDPVAGPFVRPELFRMASLEQDLEYLRGPGWRSGVSALPATLEYARRISDCAHTWPAGYVAHHYTRYLGDLSGGQIIRDTAERTWGFPKKGDGVRFYVFEEIPNPAAFKRGYWELLDAVPGDELERQRIVSECKRAYALNNAVFQALGEEFPLSA, encoded by the coding sequence ATGGAATCCTTCTCGACCCTCATTCGGACCGCTTCCCGCGAGCAGCACGAGGAGGTCAGGGGCTCGACGTTCATGAGCGACCTGCTGGGGCACAAACTGGGGGTCGACGCGTTCGCCCGCTACACGGAGCAGCTGTGGTTCGTGTACGGGGCACTGGAGTCCGGCGCCGAGCGCCTGGCCGGGGACCCGGTGGCCGGCCCCTTCGTCCGCCCGGAGCTGTTCCGGATGGCCTCGCTGGAACAGGACCTGGAGTACCTGCGCGGCCCCGGCTGGCGTTCGGGCGTCAGCGCGCTGCCCGCCACGCTGGAGTACGCGCGGCGGATCTCCGACTGCGCCCACACCTGGCCGGCCGGCTACGTCGCCCACCACTACACGCGCTACCTCGGCGACCTCTCCGGCGGGCAGATCATCCGCGACACGGCCGAGAGGACGTGGGGTTTCCCGAAGAAGGGCGACGGGGTCCGCTTCTACGTGTTCGAGGAGATCCCCAACCCGGCCGCCTTCAAGCGGGGTTACTGGGAGCTGCTGGACGCGGTGCCCGGTGACGAGCTGGAGCGGCAGCGGATCGTGTCCGAGTGCAAGCGGGCGTACGCGCTGAACAACGCGGTGTTCCAGGCTCTGGGCGAGGAGTTCCCGCTGTCGGCGTGA
- a CDS encoding PhzF family phenazine biosynthesis protein, with protein MTDYDVLRVFCGPNGGYGNELGVVREGSVLPERSDRQAFAAKLGFSETVFVDDPERGVIDIYTPTLRLPFAGHPCVGTAWLLDVPELVTPAGVVGARQDGEFCWIEARAEWVPQRTLRQYGSATEVDDLAVPPPGEWVYAWAWEDEPAGRVRARAFPGRGDGIDEDEATGAAALLLTDRLGRALNITQGAGSQILTAPQPGGWTEVGGRVHLER; from the coding sequence GTGACTGACTACGACGTGCTCCGCGTCTTCTGCGGGCCGAACGGTGGATACGGCAACGAACTCGGTGTCGTGCGCGAGGGTTCGGTGCTGCCCGAGCGGAGTGACCGGCAGGCGTTCGCCGCGAAGCTGGGGTTCAGTGAGACCGTGTTCGTCGACGACCCCGAGCGCGGTGTGATCGACATCTACACGCCCACCCTGCGCCTGCCCTTCGCCGGGCATCCGTGTGTCGGGACGGCCTGGCTGCTCGACGTGCCCGAGCTGGTCACGCCCGCCGGGGTGGTCGGTGCCCGGCAGGACGGGGAGTTCTGCTGGATCGAGGCGCGGGCGGAGTGGGTGCCGCAGCGCACCCTGCGGCAGTACGGCAGCGCCACCGAGGTCGACGACCTGGCCGTGCCGCCGCCGGGGGAGTGGGTGTACGCCTGGGCGTGGGAGGACGAGCCCGCCGGACGGGTGAGGGCCCGGGCCTTCCCCGGACGCGGCGACGGGATCGACGAGGACGAGGCGACCGGAGCGGCGGCCCTGCTGCTCACCGACCGGCTCGGCCGGGCCCTCAACATCACCCAGGGCGCGGGCTCCCAGATCCTGACCGCGCCCCAGCCGGGCGGATGGACCGAGGTCGGCGGCCGGGTCCACCTCGAACGCTGA
- the efeO gene encoding iron uptake system protein EfeO: protein MRPARPVSVAIAVAAALTAVTGCTEKSNAADGDHVVHVTATDDKCEVSKKEFPAGHVELAVENKGSKVTEVYVLFPDDRVVTERENIGPGTKQRVTAEVKAGDYRIACKPGMKGDGIRQTVKATGGKAIQRDPRLDKAVAAYRAYAQAQADETLPKAETFARAVKEGDLEAAKKAYAPSRIGWERTEPVAESFGDIDPKVDVREDGLEDGQDPATDWTGWHRLEKALWQDKKIGDRQKELADRLITDLKDWQNRVGKADITPTSMANGAKELLDEVATGKVTGEEERYSHTDLVDFKANVEGAQQSYELLKPVAQENDKALTTELDRQFAALNTLLDTYRPDPASYDFTSYDKVGKTDRKELSDAVNALAEPLSKLAAAVVK, encoded by the coding sequence ATGCGACCCGCCAGACCCGTTTCCGTCGCGATCGCCGTCGCGGCGGCTCTGACCGCCGTCACCGGCTGCACGGAGAAGAGCAACGCCGCGGACGGCGACCACGTCGTCCATGTGACGGCCACGGACGACAAGTGCGAGGTGTCGAAGAAGGAGTTCCCGGCCGGGCACGTCGAACTCGCCGTCGAGAACAAGGGGTCGAAGGTCACCGAGGTCTACGTGCTCTTCCCCGACGACCGTGTGGTCACCGAGCGGGAGAACATAGGCCCCGGCACCAAGCAGCGGGTCACCGCCGAGGTGAAGGCCGGCGACTACCGGATCGCCTGCAAGCCCGGCATGAAGGGCGACGGCATCCGCCAGACCGTCAAGGCCACGGGCGGCAAGGCGATCCAGCGGGATCCGCGCCTGGACAAGGCCGTTGCGGCCTACCGCGCCTACGCCCAGGCGCAGGCCGACGAGACCCTGCCCAAGGCCGAGACCTTCGCCCGGGCCGTCAAGGAAGGCGACCTGGAAGCCGCGAAGAAGGCGTACGCCCCCTCCCGCATCGGCTGGGAGCGCACCGAGCCGGTCGCCGAGTCCTTCGGCGACATCGACCCCAAGGTCGACGTCCGCGAGGACGGTCTGGAGGACGGCCAGGATCCCGCCACGGACTGGACCGGCTGGCACCGCCTGGAGAAGGCCCTCTGGCAGGACAAGAAGATCGGCGACCGCCAGAAGGAACTGGCCGACCGGCTGATCACCGACCTGAAGGACTGGCAGAACCGCGTAGGCAAGGCGGACATCACCCCTACCTCCATGGCCAACGGCGCCAAGGAACTCCTCGACGAGGTCGCCACCGGCAAGGTCACCGGCGAGGAGGAGCGCTATTCGCACACCGACCTGGTCGACTTCAAGGCCAACGTCGAGGGCGCGCAGCAGTCGTACGAGCTGCTGAAGCCGGTCGCGCAGGAGAACGACAAGGCTCTCACCACGGAACTGGACAGGCAGTTCGCCGCCCTGAACACGCTGCTCGACACGTACCGCCCGGACCCGGCGTCGTACGACTTCACCTCGTACGACAAGGTCGGCAAGACCGACCGCAAGGAGCTCTCGGACGCGGTCAACGCGCTGGCGGAGCCCCTGTCGAAGCTCGCTGCCGCGGTCGTGAAGTAG